Below is a window of Perca fluviatilis chromosome 14, GENO_Pfluv_1.0, whole genome shotgun sequence DNA.
GAATTTGCAAATGCAATGTAGTTATCGAACCTTGAAAAGTTCAGGTCTCTCAGGACGTGACGATAATGTGATGTGGTTGGCCTTTAGCCCAATGTTTCTCAAGATGGAGAACAAACAGATATACACAGATTCATTCCTTTATATTTCAATGTACTTCCTTTACTTTCCAGGTCAATCTCAGCTGATTGGCTCATCAATAGTAGCAACACTTGTTGATGACATCATCTTACCATGTCAACTGGAGCCTGTGGAAGATGCTACTGACTTGACATTGGAGTGGACGAGGTCTGACCTGAACCCCAGATTTGTCCATGTGTGGCGTTCTGGGAAAGAACTTGTGagtaaaaaacacaaatccTTCGAAGGAAGAACATCGCTGTTCATCGATGAGCTGATGTTTGGAAACATTTCACTGAAACTGTCCAAACTGAAACTCGCTGATCGGGGAACATACAGATGTTTTATTCCAGCACTGGACAGTCTTTTGTTCAACTAGATGTTGGTAAGTGCATGTTTCTCTCAATATTCACACTTCCAGTAAAAACACATTCTCATTCAGAATTTTTTAAATACTGACaattggtcagtggctctcagcgtcggaTACCAACGCAAAAGGCACCCTTTAGCATCTGTATGGGACTCACCGGGCAGAGAAGGTACTCGACCATGGTGCTTTGACAACGGTAGGATagcatgaaatatatatatatatatatatatatatatatatatatatatatatatatatatatatatatataggaattAATTGAAAGCCCCCTGCATCTGactgagacgctaaaggagagtTTTTGCATCAGTATCTAACGCAAAGGGCTCCTGACCAAGCGTCGTTTTTTGACGTACTGGGAGTGAGACACTGTTGCCAGTAAAGGATTTTAGTAGGATTAACATGACTAACGCACCATTCTGGCCATTGAAAGTTTAGAATTCAACACTTGTGTCATTAGATAGTCGTACAGCACTGccatttgtttttccttttgttgaTTATAAGGTGCTGTTTCCTCACCGACCATCAGTTTAGCAGGGACTGACCGAGACAAAGGAGGAGTAGTTCTACAGTGTGAGTCTAAAGGCTGGTATCCAGAGCCTGAGGTGTTGTGGCTGGACGGTGAGGGAAACCTCCTCCCTGCTGGACCTTCAGAGACAGTCAGAGGTCCTGATGATCTCTATACTGTCAGCAGCAGAGTGACTGTGGAGAAGAGACTCAGCAACAGCTTCACCTGTA
It encodes the following:
- the LOC120572206 gene encoding butyrophilin subfamily 3 member A3-like, translated to MFYSSTGQSFVQLDVGAVSSPTISLAGTDRDKGGVVLQCESKGWYPEPEVLWLDGEGNLLPAGPSETVRGPDDLYTVSSRVTVEKRLSNSFTCRVQQKNTNQTRETEIHVPDDFFEVQSSSSPIITGLAVSLSGCILLLLFSVWKWRQNKIKMKISH